The Paraphotobacterium marinum genome contains a region encoding:
- a CDS encoding DNA polymerase III subunit chi yields the protein MKKAIFFQIENDEVLEQRNLNFLVGIIEPFYNIKKQIFILVNNELSEQKLDEFLWNLPAEKFLAHCISSEVSFNGSPIVISHNFSNYSSNRIFINLSESLVINNISSATIIDFVPNKEELKKSARMRYMQYKKLGFNIKTHSINSVYELDILN from the coding sequence ATGAAAAAGGCAATTTTTTTTCAAATTGAAAATGATGAAGTTTTAGAACAAAGAAACTTGAATTTTTTGGTTGGAATTATTGAGCCTTTTTACAATATAAAAAAACAAATATTTATTCTAGTAAATAATGAATTGTCTGAACAAAAATTGGATGAGTTTTTATGGAATCTGCCAGCTGAAAAATTTTTAGCTCATTGTATTTCAAGTGAGGTCTCTTTCAATGGCTCACCTATTGTTATTAGTCACAATTTCTCTAACTATAGCTCTAATAGAATCTTCATTAATTTATCAGAAAGTTTAGTGATAAATAACATCAGTTCTGCGACAATAATTGACTTTGTTCCTAATAAAGAAGAGTTAAAAAAATCGGCCAGAATGCGATATATGCAGTATAAAAAGTTAGGTTTTAACATAAAAACCCATTCCATTAACTCAGTTTATGAGTTAGATATTTTAAATTAA